The Mucilaginibacter gracilis genomic interval AGGCTGTATTGAAAAACCTGACTGCAATAATGGAACATGGCGTATTAAAACTTACCAGCAAAAAAGAATTAGAAAGCTAATTACAATGAAACAAACAATATTAAAAGTACACCCTGCCGATAATGTGGTTGTAGCACTTACAGACTTGCAACCGGGCGATACCGCAACATATGCGGGCAGAACTTATACTGTAAAAGAGTTTATTGCGGCTAAACATAAATTTGCCGAGGATTTGATTAAACAGGACGAGCAAATAATGATGTATGGCGTACTGGTTGGCAAGGCACAAAACGATATACAAGCCGGTGGTTTATTAAGCACTGCTAATGTAAAACATGCGGCAAGCGGCTTTTTAACCGCCCAACATCATGACGAGTGGCAAAAGCCAGATACCAGTAAATGGGCTGGCAAAACATTTAACGGTTTTCACCGTGAAGATGGCAGCGTGGGTACTGGCAATTATTGGTTGGTTATACCCATGGTATTTTGCGAAAACCGCAACCTTGAGGTATTACAGGATGCCCTTGTAAAACCACTTGGCTATGGCCGCCACAACAGCTACCACACCAAGGCCCAGCAATTAATAAACCTTGTAAAAGAAGGCGGTAGCGTTGAGCAGGTTTTGTATACCGAAGTTAAAGACGGTACTGCCATTGATAAAGCAAACCGCATTTTCCCTAACGTTGATGGTATAAAGTTTTTAACCCACAACGGTGGCTGCGGCGGCACCCGCCAGGATGCTACTGCACTTTGCGGCTTGCTTGCAGGCTACATTACTCACCCTAACGTAGCGGGTGCAACTGTAATGAGCTTAGGTTGCCAAAATGCTCAGGTTTCGATACTGGAAGAAGAAATTAAAAAACGCTCGCCAAACTTTAGCAAGCCTTTGTATGTGCTGGATCAGCAAAAGGTGGGTAAGGAGTCGGATTTGTTAGAATTAGCTATCCGCCAAACCATGGCTGGTTTAATTGAAGCAAATAATAATGTTAGGCAGCCGGCGCCTTTAAGCAAAATAATTATTGGTTTAGAGTGTGGTGGTTCGGATGGGTTTTCGGGCATATCGGCCAATCCCGCTATCGGTTACACTTCCGATCTGTTGGTTAGTTTGGGCGGCGCGGTTATACTGGCCGAGTTCCCTGAGCTTTGTGGTGTTGAGCAAAACCTGATAGACCGTTGTGTGGATAAAGAAAAAGCCGATAGGTTTAGCTATTTAGTTAATACCTACGCCAAACGCGCAGAAGAAGTTGGTTCGGGTTTTGACATGAACCCTTCACCGGGTAATATTAAAGATGGCTTAATTACCGATGCCATCAAATCTGCCGGAGCGGCTAAAAAAGGTGGTACGTCGCCTGTGGTTGATGTATTGGATTATCCCGAAAAGGTAACTAAACCTGGCTTAAATTTATTATGTACCCCGGGTAATGATGTAGAATCAACCACTGCCGAAGTTGCTTCGGGAGCAAACGTGGTTTTATTTACCACCGGTTTGGGCACGCCTACCGGTAACCCGGTTGTTCCGGTTATTAAAATATCAACCAACACCAAGTTGTTCAACAAAATGAGCGACATTATTGATATCGATACCGGTTCGATAATCGATGGCGACGAAACTATTGAACAGGCAGGCGAACGTATTTTAGATTACGTAATTAAAGTAGCCAGCGGCGAAATTGAGGTAAGTGCAGTACGCCACGGTCAGGACGATTTTATTCCCTGGAAACGCGGTATATCTTTATAATAAATTGTCATTGAGGAACGAAGCAATCGCACGGGGCATAATCGCCCTATAAAATTTGCTGTTGCTTCGTTCCTTACA includes:
- a CDS encoding UxaA family hydrolase, which translates into the protein MKQTILKVHPADNVVVALTDLQPGDTATYAGRTYTVKEFIAAKHKFAEDLIKQDEQIMMYGVLVGKAQNDIQAGGLLSTANVKHAASGFLTAQHHDEWQKPDTSKWAGKTFNGFHREDGSVGTGNYWLVIPMVFCENRNLEVLQDALVKPLGYGRHNSYHTKAQQLINLVKEGGSVEQVLYTEVKDGTAIDKANRIFPNVDGIKFLTHNGGCGGTRQDATALCGLLAGYITHPNVAGATVMSLGCQNAQVSILEEEIKKRSPNFSKPLYVLDQQKVGKESDLLELAIRQTMAGLIEANNNVRQPAPLSKIIIGLECGGSDGFSGISANPAIGYTSDLLVSLGGAVILAEFPELCGVEQNLIDRCVDKEKADRFSYLVNTYAKRAEEVGSGFDMNPSPGNIKDGLITDAIKSAGAAKKGGTSPVVDVLDYPEKVTKPGLNLLCTPGNDVESTTAEVASGANVVLFTTGLGTPTGNPVVPVIKISTNTKLFNKMSDIIDIDTGSIIDGDETIEQAGERILDYVIKVASGEIEVSAVRHGQDDFIPWKRGISL